From Triticum urartu cultivar G1812 chromosome 2, Tu2.1, whole genome shotgun sequence, a single genomic window includes:
- the LOC125540923 gene encoding uncharacterized protein LOC125540923: MGNCQAAEAAAVVIQHPGDGKVERLHWPTTAADVMRRNPGHYVALVLLHHDSRGVDPDPAVPGGGGGARITKVKLLKPRDTLHLGQVYRLITSQEVTKAVQTRRQERTRGCDEAIEQERPRLHRRRQPPRPRGDNAATTEQRQPADHQQRKQLEKDRHHRSMAAARGGGRSRHWRPALQSITESSSSSSSSGHADCEDVPSK, translated from the exons ATGGGGAACTGCCAGGCGGCGGAAGCGGCGGCCGTGGTGATCCAGCACCCGGGCGACGGCAAGGTGGAGCGCCTCCACTGGCCAACCACCGCGGCGGACGTCATGCGCAGGAACCCCGGCCACTACGTcgcgctcgtcctcctccatCACGACTCTCGAGGAGTTGACCCCGACCCCGCCGTccccggaggaggaggaggtgccaGGATAACCAAGGTGAAGCTCCTCAAGCCCAGGGACACGCTCCACCTCGGCCAGGTCTACCGCCTCATCACCTCCCAAG AGGTGACCAAGGCCGTGCAGACGAGGAGGCAGGAGAGGACGCGCGGTTGCGACGAGGCGATCGAGCAGGAGCGGCCGCGGCTGCACCGGCGACGGCAGCCGCCGAGGCCGAGAGGCGACAACGCGGCCACTACAGAACAGAGGCAGCCCGCCGACCATCAGCAACGGAAGCAGCTGGAGAAGGACCGGCACCACCGGAGCATGGCGGCCGCCCGCGGGGGAGGCAGAAGCCGGCACTGGCGCCCGGCGCTGCAGAGCATCACAgagtcgtcgtcgtcgtcgtcgtcgagcGGGCACGCCGACTGCGAGGATGTACCATCTAAATGA
- the LOC125535517 gene encoding omega-3 fatty acid desaturase, chloroplastic-like has protein sequence MARLLLPQCCCGLTPLHLPRRAVALPPPPSLLPSSGVAASRRALSLRVAVAAPARLVTAEDEGSGSGSSSRASAGQDGGEGPSADGFDPGAPPPFGLADIRAAIPKHCWVKDPWRSMGYVVRDVVVVLALAAAAARLDSWLAWPVYWAAQGTMFWALFVLGHDCGHGSFSNNAKLNSVVGHILHSSILVPYNGWRISHRTHHQNHGHVENDESWHPLPEKLYRSLDSATRKLRFALPFPMLAYPFYLWSRSPGKSGSHFHPSSDLFQPNEKKDILTSTTCWLAMAGLLAGLTVVMGPLQILKLYAVPYWIFVMWLDFVTYLHHHGHNDKLPWYRGKAWSYLRGGLTTLDRDYGWLNNIHHDIGTHVIHHLFPQIPHYHLVEATEAAKPVLGKYYREPDKSGPFPFHLFGALARSMKSDHYVSDTGDIIYYQTDPKLAGGAQASD, from the exons atGGCGCGCCTGCTCCTCCCCCAATGCTGCTGCGGCCTCACGCCCCTGCACCTCCCGCGCCGCGCCGTCGCGCTCCCTCCCCCGCCgtccctcctcccctcctccggCGTCGCCGCGTCCCGCCGCGCGCTCTCCCTCCGCGTGGCCGTCGCCGCGCCCGCCCGCCTCGTCACCGCCGAGGACGAAGGCTCCGGCTCCGGCTCCTCCTCCCGGGCCTCCGCGGGCCAGGACGGCGGCGAGGGCCCCTCCGCGGACGGGTTCGACCCTGGCGCGCCGCCGCCGTTCGGGCTGGCGGACATCCGGGCCGCCATCCCCAAGCACTGCTGGGTCAAGGACCCCTGGCGCTCCATGGGGTACGTGGTGCGCGACGTCGTCGTCGTGCtcgcgctcgccgccgccgccgcccgcctcgacAGCTGGCTCGCCTGGCCCGTCTACTGGGCCGCCCAGGGCACCATGTTCTGGGCGCTCTTCGTCCTCGGGCACGACTG CGGCCATGGGAGCTTCTCCAACAACGCCAAGCTCAACAGCGTGGTCGGCCACATCCTCCACTCCTCCATCCTCGTGCCTTACAATGGCTG GAGGATTAGCCACAGGACGCACCACCAGAACCACGGCCACGTCGAGAACGACGAGTCCTGGCATCCG CTCCCAGAGAAGCTGTACAGGAGCCTGGACAGTGCCACTCGGAAGCTTCGGTTCGCGCTGCCGTTCCCGATGCTCGCGTACCCATTCTATTTG TGGTCGAGGAGTCCAGGGAAATCAGGCTCGCATTTCCACCCGAGCAGCGATTTGTTCCAGCCGAATGAGAAGAAGGACATTCTGACGTCGACGACATGCTGGCTTGCCATGGCTGGCCTGCTCGCTGGGCTCACCGTCGTGATGGGGCCTCTTCAGATACTCAAGCTGTACGCTGTACCCTACTGG ATTTTTGTTATGTGGCTGGACTTTGTCACCTACCTGCACCACCACGGCCACAACGACAAGCTTCCCTGGTACCGCGGAAAG GCATGGAGCTATCTTCGCGGGGGCCTGACGACGCTTGACAGGGACTACGGGTGGCTCAACAACATCCACCACGACATTGGGACTCACGTGATCCACCATCTTTTCCCGCAGATCCCACATTACCATCTAGTGGAGGCG accgaggcggcgaagccAGTGCTGGGGAAGTACTACAGGGAGCCAGACAAGTCCGGCCCGTTCCCGTTCCACCTGTTTGGCGCGCTGGCACGGAGCATGAAGAGCGACCACTACGTCAGCGACACCGGAGACATAATCTACTACCAAACTGACCCGAAACTAGCCGGCGGTGCACAAGCATCCGATTAA